In the genome of Vicia villosa cultivar HV-30 ecotype Madison, WI linkage group LG7, Vvil1.0, whole genome shotgun sequence, one region contains:
- the LOC131616805 gene encoding MLP-like protein 43, with protein MVLSGKLITELGIKTPAERFYKLFAEELHEAQVHCERVHHTKLHEGEDWHDTETVKHWTYVIDGEVHTCYDNLEEVDEQNKKNTWNLFGGDIEKHYKTFKLTLQVSDKADDGTAVAIWTVEYEKINEDIHPPNGWMDYISQCTRDVDAHLYKTRVARKD; from the exons ATGGTGCTATCTGGTAAGCTTATTACTGAACTTGGTATCAAAACACCCGCTGAAAGGTTTTACAAACTATTTGCGGAAGAACTTCACGAAGCACAAGTCCATTGTGAAAGAGTTCATCATACCAAACTGCATGAAGGTGAAGACTGGCATGACACTGAGACAGTTAAACACTGGACTTATGTCATAG ATGGTGAGGTACACACATGCTATGATAATCTTGAAGAAGTTGATGAACAGAACAAAAAGAACACTTGGAATTTATTTGGTGGAGATATTGAGAAACACTATAAGACCTTTAAGCTCACCCTTCAAGTAAGTGATAAGGCTGATGATGGCACTGCTGTTGCTATATGGAcggttgaatatgagaaaatcaATGAGGATATTCATCCTCCAAATGGATGGATGGACTATATTAGCCAGTGCACTAGAGATGTTGATGCTCATCTTTACAAAACAAGGGTTGCTCGAAAAGATTAA